A window of the Kosakonia sp. BYX6 genome harbors these coding sequences:
- a CDS encoding C40 family peptidase — protein sequence MARIPKASITLCALLFTTLSFTPLASASEQAPTSAVQKTHLAKASERKKKNTSQKTAKKSSRSSVKKTTIKKTTETKKSSSTKKVSTSNKASKLTSRRKVSNTAKTASITWTEKCTTRKGHKPHCIKVKSTQSATLADIHKVRIQKAQKTAMSKLMNQIGKPYHWGGTSPSTGFDCSGLVYYAYKDLVKFRIPRTANEMYHLRDASPVNVAELESGDLVFFRTQGRGTADHVGVYVGNGKFIQSPRSGQDIQVTSLSEDYWQRHYVGARRVVTPKTIR from the coding sequence GTGGCGCGGATACCTAAAGCTTCAATCACGCTCTGTGCTTTGTTGTTCACCACGTTGTCTTTCACGCCATTAGCGAGCGCATCTGAACAGGCGCCAACCTCGGCCGTGCAAAAAACACATCTGGCGAAAGCATCCGAACGTAAGAAAAAAAACACATCACAAAAAACAGCAAAGAAAAGCAGCCGCAGTTCGGTAAAAAAAACAACCATCAAAAAAACCACGGAGACGAAAAAGTCTTCGTCGACCAAAAAAGTTTCCACCAGCAATAAAGCCAGCAAACTCACCTCGCGTCGTAAAGTATCCAACACAGCCAAAACGGCTTCCATTACCTGGACTGAAAAATGTACGACGCGCAAAGGCCACAAGCCTCACTGCATTAAAGTCAAAAGCACCCAATCTGCAACACTCGCCGATATTCATAAAGTGCGAATTCAGAAAGCGCAGAAAACCGCGATGTCCAAATTGATGAATCAAATTGGCAAACCTTATCACTGGGGCGGTACGTCACCGAGCACCGGTTTCGATTGCAGCGGCCTGGTTTATTACGCGTATAAAGATCTGGTGAAATTCCGTATTCCACGCACGGCCAATGAAATGTATCACCTGCGTGATGCTTCACCGGTTAACGTGGCTGAACTGGAAAGCGGCGATCTGGTGTTCTTCCGCACCCAGGGTCGCGGTACTGCCGATCACGTTGGCGTGTATGTTGGTAATGGCAAATTCATTCAGTCTCCGCGCAGCGGCCAGGACATTCAGGTGACCTCGTTAAGCGAAGATTACTGGCAGCGCCATTATGTCGGCGCACGCCGCGTCGTTACGCCGAAAACCATCCGTTAA
- the sodB gene encoding superoxide dismutase [Fe] translates to MSFELPALPYAKDALMPHISAETLEYHYGKHHQTYVTNLNNLIKSTAFEGQTLEAIVKNSEGGIFNNAAQVWNHSFYWNCLAPNAGGEPTGELATAIAQSFGSFAEFKAQFTDAAVKNFGAGWTWLVKNADGTLAIVSTSNAGTPLTTDATPLLTIDVWEHAYYIDYRNARPSYLEHFWALVNWAFVTKNFAA, encoded by the coding sequence ATGTCGTTCGAACTACCCGCATTACCGTATGCCAAAGACGCCCTGATGCCGCACATTTCGGCGGAAACGCTGGAATACCATTATGGCAAGCACCATCAAACGTATGTCACCAATCTCAATAACCTGATCAAAAGTACCGCTTTTGAAGGCCAAACGCTGGAAGCGATTGTGAAGAACAGCGAAGGCGGCATTTTCAACAATGCTGCGCAGGTCTGGAACCATAGCTTTTACTGGAACTGCCTGGCACCTAACGCTGGTGGTGAGCCAACAGGCGAACTGGCAACGGCGATTGCCCAATCCTTTGGCAGTTTCGCCGAGTTCAAAGCGCAGTTTACCGACGCGGCAGTGAAAAACTTCGGTGCAGGCTGGACATGGCTGGTGAAAAACGCGGATGGCACACTGGCGATTGTTTCGACGTCTAACGCCGGTACGCCTCTGACGACGGATGCGACACCGTTGTTAACGATCGATGTGTGGGAACATGCCTATTACATTGATTACCGTAACGCTCGTCCGAGCTACCTTGAGCATTTTTGGGCGCTGGTTAACTGGGCGTTCGTGACAAAAAATTTTGCCGCATAA
- a CDS encoding MFS transporter: protein MKINFPLLSLAIGAFGIGTTEFSPMGLLPVIARGVDVSIPAAGMLISAYAIGVMVGAPLMTLLLSHRGRRNALIFLMSIFTLGNVLSAIAPDYSTLMLARIVTSLNHGAFFGLGSVVAASVVAKEKQASAVATMFMGLTIANIGGVPAATWLGETIGWRMSFMATAGLGVIAMLSLFFSLPKGGAGARPDVRKELSVLMRPQVLSALLTTVLGAGAMFTLYTYISPVLHTITHATPVFVTAMLVLIGVGFSIGNYLGGKLADRSVTGTLKGFLVLLIAIMLAIPFLARSEIGAAISMVVWGAATFAVVPPLQMRVMRVAHEAPGLSSSVNIGAFNLGNALGAAAGGAVISGGLGYAFVSVMGAIIAGSGLLVVLLTSRTQPETACATLNNKLNQ, encoded by the coding sequence ATGAAAATTAATTTCCCTTTGCTGTCCCTGGCTATCGGTGCCTTCGGTATCGGTACTACGGAGTTTTCCCCAATGGGATTACTGCCGGTGATTGCCCGCGGCGTTGACGTTTCCATTCCGGCGGCAGGGATGTTGATTAGCGCATACGCTATCGGCGTGATGGTCGGCGCCCCCCTGATGACGCTGCTGCTGTCGCATCGCGGTCGTCGTAACGCGCTGATCTTTTTGATGTCTATTTTTACCTTGGGTAACGTGTTGTCGGCCATTGCGCCAGACTACTCCACATTAATGCTCGCCCGCATCGTTACCAGCCTGAACCACGGCGCATTCTTCGGCCTCGGTTCGGTGGTGGCCGCAAGCGTGGTTGCGAAAGAAAAACAGGCCAGCGCAGTCGCCACCATGTTTATGGGGCTGACCATCGCTAATATCGGCGGCGTGCCTGCCGCTACCTGGCTGGGTGAAACCATCGGCTGGCGCATGTCATTTATGGCCACTGCCGGACTGGGCGTGATTGCTATGTTGAGCCTGTTCTTCTCTCTGCCAAAAGGCGGCGCGGGTGCGCGTCCGGATGTCCGCAAAGAGCTGTCAGTACTGATGCGTCCGCAGGTTCTCTCTGCGTTACTGACCACCGTGCTGGGTGCTGGAGCCATGTTTACGCTCTATACCTATATCTCTCCGGTACTGCATACCATTACTCATGCTACGCCGGTATTTGTTACCGCCATGCTGGTACTGATTGGTGTGGGCTTCTCGATTGGTAACTATCTCGGTGGGAAACTGGCGGACCGCTCTGTTACCGGCACGCTGAAAGGCTTCCTGGTGCTGCTGATTGCGATCATGCTGGCCATCCCGTTCCTGGCGCGCAGTGAAATTGGCGCAGCCATCAGCATGGTGGTGTGGGGCGCGGCGACCTTTGCGGTGGTTCCGCCGTTGCAGATGCGTGTGATGCGCGTTGCGCATGAAGCGCCGGGCCTGTCGTCTTCGGTTAACATCGGTGCCTTTAACCTCGGTAACGCCCTGGGTGCAGCGGCAGGTGGTGCGGTGATTTCTGGCGGTCTGGGGTATGCGTTTGTATCGGTGATGGGCGCAATCATCGCCGGATCGGGTTTGTTGGTGGTGCTGCTTACCAGCCGTACTCAGCCAGAAACTGCCTGTGCGACGCTGAATAACAAATTGAATCAATAA
- a CDS encoding YnhF family membrane protein, producing MSTDLKYSLFTTVIVLGLIVFGALTAALH from the coding sequence ATGAGCACCGATCTTAAGTATTCATTATTCACCACCGTCATCGTTCTGGGTCTGATTGTTTTCGGCGCGCTGACCGCAGCACTGCATTGA
- the purR gene encoding HTH-type transcriptional repressor PurR: MATIKDVAKRANVSTTTVSHVINKTRFVAEETRNAVWAAIKELHYSPSAVARSLKVNHTKSIGLLATSSEAAYFAEIIEAVEKKCFQKGYTLILGNAWNSHEKQRAYLSMMAQKRVDGLLVMCSEYPESVLSMLEEYRHIPMVVMDWGEAKADFTDSVIDNAFEGGYMAGRYLIERGHRDIGVIPGPLERNTGAGRLAGFMKSMEEAMISVPENWIVQGDFEPESGYRAMQQILGQSHRPTAVFCGGDIMAMGALCAADEMGLRVPQDISVIGYDNVRNSRFFTPALTTIHQPKDSLGETAFTMLLDRIVNKREESQSIEVHPRLVERRSVADGPFRDYRR; this comes from the coding sequence ATGGCAACGATTAAAGACGTCGCGAAACGAGCAAACGTTTCCACTACAACCGTATCACATGTAATTAACAAAACACGCTTCGTCGCCGAAGAGACGCGCAACGCCGTGTGGGCCGCGATCAAAGAACTGCACTATTCGCCGAGCGCCGTGGCGCGCAGTTTGAAAGTCAATCACACAAAATCTATCGGTTTATTGGCCACCAGCAGCGAAGCGGCCTATTTTGCCGAAATCATCGAAGCTGTCGAAAAGAAATGTTTCCAGAAAGGCTACACCCTGATTCTGGGTAACGCATGGAATAGCCACGAAAAACAGCGCGCTTATTTGTCGATGATGGCGCAAAAACGCGTCGACGGCCTGTTGGTTATGTGCTCTGAATATCCCGAATCTGTTTTAAGCATGCTGGAAGAGTATCGCCACATTCCGATGGTGGTGATGGACTGGGGCGAAGCAAAAGCCGATTTTACCGATTCTGTCATTGATAACGCCTTCGAAGGCGGTTATATGGCAGGCCGCTATCTTATTGAACGCGGGCATCGCGATATCGGCGTGATCCCCGGCCCGCTGGAGCGTAATACCGGCGCAGGCCGTCTGGCGGGCTTTATGAAATCGATGGAAGAAGCCATGATTTCCGTCCCGGAAAACTGGATTGTGCAGGGCGACTTCGAACCGGAATCTGGTTACCGCGCCATGCAGCAGATCCTCGGCCAGTCGCACCGCCCTACCGCCGTTTTTTGCGGCGGTGATATTATGGCGATGGGCGCACTGTGCGCCGCTGATGAGATGGGTTTACGCGTACCGCAGGATATTTCGGTTATCGGTTATGACAATGTGCGCAACTCTCGCTTCTTCACGCCAGCGTTGACGACGATTCATCAGCCGAAAGATTCATTGGGTGAAACCGCCTTTACCATGTTGCTTGACCGCATCGTCAACAAACGTGAAGAGTCGCAATCGATTGAGGTGCATCCGCGCCTGGTAGAGCGCCGCTCGGTGGCCGATGGCCCGTTCCGCGACTACCGCCGTTAA
- the punR gene encoding DNA-binding transcriptional activator PunR: MWSEYSLEVVDAVARNGSFSGAAQELHRVPSAVSYTVRQLEEWLAVPLFVRRHRDVELTPAGVWFLKEGRSVIKKMQVTRQQCQQIANGWRGQLAIAVDNIVKPSRTRQLIVDFYRHFSDVELLVYQEVFNGVWDALSDGRVELAIGATQAIPVGGRYAFRDMGMLSWKCVVSSQHPLAAMPGPLSDETLRNWPSLIQEDTSRSLPKRITWLLDNQKRVIVPDWESSEACLSAGLCVGMVPAHFARPWLDSGAWVALELENPFPDAACCLTWQQNEASPALNWLLEYLGDSETLNSEWLREPE; this comes from the coding sequence ATGTGGTCAGAATATTCCCTTGAAGTGGTTGATGCGGTGGCGCGCAATGGCAGTTTTAGCGGTGCGGCGCAAGAGTTGCATCGCGTGCCTTCTGCGGTGAGCTATACCGTTCGGCAACTGGAAGAGTGGCTGGCGGTTCCGCTGTTTGTGCGTCGCCATCGTGATGTAGAGTTAACGCCCGCAGGCGTCTGGTTTTTGAAAGAAGGGCGTTCTGTTATCAAAAAAATGCAGGTCACCCGCCAGCAGTGCCAGCAAATCGCCAATGGCTGGCGCGGGCAACTGGCGATCGCGGTGGACAATATCGTTAAACCTTCGCGCACGCGGCAGCTAATCGTTGATTTTTATCGCCATTTCAGTGATGTCGAATTACTGGTTTATCAGGAGGTGTTTAATGGCGTCTGGGATGCGCTTTCTGACGGACGCGTTGAGTTGGCGATTGGCGCAACGCAGGCCATTCCGGTCGGTGGACGTTATGCGTTTCGCGATATGGGCATGCTTAGCTGGAAATGCGTGGTTTCCAGTCAACATCCTTTGGCTGCAATGCCCGGCCCGCTAAGTGATGAGACGTTGCGCAACTGGCCTTCGCTGATTCAGGAAGATACGTCGCGTTCATTACCGAAACGCATTACCTGGCTGCTGGATAACCAAAAACGCGTGATTGTCCCGGATTGGGAATCGTCGGAAGCCTGTCTCTCGGCGGGGCTGTGTGTGGGCATGGTGCCGGCGCATTTTGCCAGACCGTGGTTGGATAGCGGAGCCTGGGTGGCGCTCGAACTGGAAAACCCGTTTCCGGATGCGGCTTGCTGCCTGACATGGCAACAAAACGAGGCATCGCCCGCCTTAAATTGGCTGCTGGAGTACCTGGGAGATAGCGAAACGCTGAACAGTGAATGGTTGCGGGAGCCGGAGTAA
- the punC gene encoding purine nucleoside transporter PunC — MQPGKGFLVWLAGLSVLGFLATDMYLPAFSAIQQDLQTSSAVVSATLSLFLAGFAIAQLVWGPLSDRYGRKPILLIGLTIFALGCVGTLWIRDATLLLVLRFVQAVGVCAATVSWQALVTDHYPAHRVNRIFATIMPLVGLTPALAPLLGAWILSHLSWQAIFATLLIITLVLMVPAFRLRPAVKHVENPQPALTFMDLLRTRDYRGNVIIYAACSASFFAWLTGSPFILHEMGYGPSIIGLSYVPQTIAFLIGGYGCRAALQKWNGSRLLPWLLAAFGLSVLATWAVGFMSGVTLTTLLIPFCVMAMANGAIYPIVVAQALRPFPQATGRAAALQNTLQLGLCFLASLVVSWLIATPLLTTTSVMLSMVLLAALGYSLQRQMKHLPLAEEAEPSSSLK, encoded by the coding sequence ATGCAACCTGGCAAAGGATTTTTAGTCTGGCTCGCGGGATTAAGCGTGCTGGGCTTTTTAGCCACCGACATGTACCTGCCCGCTTTCAGTGCAATACAACAAGATTTGCAAACCTCTTCCGCCGTGGTCAGCGCCACGCTCAGCCTCTTTCTGGCGGGGTTCGCGATCGCGCAACTGGTGTGGGGGCCGCTGTCGGATCGTTATGGACGCAAACCGATTCTGCTGATCGGGTTGACCATTTTCGCGTTAGGTTGCGTGGGTACATTATGGATACGCGATGCCACACTGCTGCTGGTGCTGCGCTTTGTGCAGGCAGTGGGCGTCTGCGCGGCCACTGTAAGCTGGCAAGCGCTGGTGACTGACCATTATCCGGCGCACCGCGTTAACCGCATTTTCGCCACCATTATGCCGCTGGTCGGGTTAACCCCGGCGCTGGCACCGCTGCTCGGCGCCTGGATCCTCTCCCATCTCTCCTGGCAGGCCATTTTCGCCACCCTGCTGATCATTACGCTGGTGTTGATGGTGCCGGCTTTCCGGCTGCGCCCTGCGGTTAAACACGTTGAGAACCCGCAACCGGCGCTGACGTTTATGGACCTGCTGCGTACCCGCGATTATCGCGGCAATGTGATTATCTACGCCGCCTGCTCCGCCAGCTTTTTCGCCTGGCTGACCGGCTCACCATTTATCCTGCATGAAATGGGTTATGGCCCGTCGATTATTGGCCTGAGCTATGTGCCGCAAACCATCGCCTTCTTAATTGGCGGTTACGGTTGCCGGGCGGCCTTGCAGAAATGGAACGGCTCCCGCCTGTTGCCGTGGCTGCTGGCGGCCTTTGGATTAAGCGTGCTTGCCACCTGGGCTGTCGGCTTTATGTCTGGCGTCACCCTGACCACGCTGCTGATCCCGTTCTGCGTGATGGCGATGGCAAACGGTGCCATCTACCCGATCGTCGTCGCGCAGGCGCTGCGCCCGTTCCCACAGGCGACTGGCCGGGCAGCGGCGCTGCAAAACACGCTGCAACTGGGGCTCTGTTTTCTGGCGAGCCTGGTGGTGTCGTGGCTGATTGCCACACCGCTGCTGACCACCACCAGTGTGATGTTGTCAATGGTATTGCTTGCCGCGCTGGGTTATTCCTTGCAACGCCAGATGAAGCATTTGCCGCTAGCGGAAGAGGCCGAACCGTCTTCTTCTCTCAAATAG
- the cfa gene encoding cyclopropane fatty acyl phospholipid synthase, with protein MSSSCIEEVSVRDDNWFRIANELLNRAGIRVNGPAASDIQVKNPDFFKRVLQEGSLGLGESYMDGWWECDRLDIFFTKVLRAGLEKQLPHHLKDTLRIAGARLFNLQSKKRAWIVGKEHYDLGNDLFTRMLDPQMQYSCAYWKDAETLDDAQRAKLRLCCEKLKLKPGMRVLDIGCGWGGLAQFMAQNYGVSVVGVTISAEQQKMAQQRCEGLDVDIRLLDYRDLDDQFDRIVSVGMFEHVGPKNYPTYFSVVDRNLKPDGIFLLHTIGSKRTDHNVDPWINRYIFPNGCLPSVRHIATASEPHFVMEDWHNFGADYDRTLMAWYERFLAAWPEIADNYSERFKRMFSYYLNACAGAFRARDIQLWQVVFSRGVEHGLRVAR; from the coding sequence ATGAGTTCATCGTGTATAGAAGAAGTTAGCGTACGGGATGATAATTGGTTCCGTATAGCAAACGAACTGCTGAACCGCGCAGGCATCCGTGTCAACGGTCCCGCCGCTTCAGATATTCAGGTGAAAAATCCTGATTTTTTTAAACGTGTTTTGCAGGAAGGCTCGCTTGGACTCGGCGAAAGTTATATGGACGGCTGGTGGGAATGCGACCGCCTGGACATATTCTTCACCAAAGTTCTCCGCGCTGGACTGGAAAAACAGCTCCCTCATCATTTAAAAGACACACTCCGCATTGCCGGAGCAAGATTATTTAATCTGCAAAGCAAAAAAAGGGCCTGGATTGTCGGAAAAGAGCATTACGATCTCGGTAATGACCTGTTTACCCGCATGCTGGATCCGCAGATGCAATACTCTTGCGCCTACTGGAAAGATGCCGAAACACTGGATGACGCTCAACGGGCAAAACTGAGGCTGTGCTGTGAAAAGCTGAAGTTAAAACCGGGCATGCGCGTGCTGGATATTGGCTGTGGCTGGGGCGGGCTGGCGCAATTTATGGCGCAGAATTACGGCGTCAGCGTCGTTGGCGTCACCATTTCGGCGGAACAACAAAAAATGGCGCAGCAGCGGTGCGAAGGGCTGGATGTCGATATCCGCCTGCTGGATTATCGCGACCTGGACGATCAGTTTGACCGCATTGTCTCCGTCGGCATGTTCGAGCATGTTGGGCCGAAAAATTACCCGACCTATTTCAGCGTGGTCGATCGCAACCTGAAACCGGACGGGATCTTTTTGCTGCACACCATCGGCTCAAAACGCACAGATCACAATGTCGATCCGTGGATCAATCGTTATATCTTCCCCAATGGCTGTTTACCGTCGGTGCGGCACATCGCCACCGCCAGTGAACCGCATTTTGTGATGGAAGACTGGCACAATTTTGGTGCCGATTATGACCGCACACTGATGGCGTGGTATGAGCGTTTTCTTGCCGCCTGGCCGGAAATCGCCGACAACTACTCCGAGCGTTTTAAACGGATGTTCAGCTACTATCTGAACGCCTGCGCGGGCGCGTTCCGCGCGCGGGATATTCAACTCTGGCAGGTGGTGTTTAGCCGCGGAGTGGAACACGGGCTGCGCGTCGCGCGCTAA
- a CDS encoding riboflavin synthase subunit alpha — MFTGIVQGTAKVVSIEDKPNFRTHVVELPETMLDGIETGASIANNGCCLTVTAINGSHISFDLMKETLRITNLGELGVGDTVNVERAAKFSDEIGGHLMSGHIMTTAEIVKILTSENNRQIWFKVQDPTLMKYILYKGFIGIDGISLTVGEVTSSRFCVHLIPETLQRTTLGVKKLGHRVNIEIDPQTQAVVDTVERVLAAKEAAVVVNSDE; from the coding sequence ATGTTTACGGGTATTGTGCAAGGCACGGCAAAAGTGGTGTCGATTGAAGATAAACCCAATTTCCGCACCCACGTTGTTGAGCTTCCTGAAACGATGCTGGATGGCATTGAAACCGGTGCCTCCATTGCCAACAACGGTTGCTGCCTGACAGTCACAGCAATTAACGGTAGCCATATCAGTTTCGATTTGATGAAAGAGACGCTGCGAATTACTAACCTCGGCGAACTGGGCGTGGGTGATACCGTCAACGTTGAGCGTGCGGCAAAATTCAGCGATGAGATCGGCGGGCATTTAATGTCGGGTCACATCATGACCACCGCTGAAATCGTCAAAATTCTCACCTCGGAAAATAACCGTCAGATCTGGTTTAAAGTGCAGGATCCGACGCTGATGAAATACATCCTCTATAAAGGTTTTATCGGCATTGATGGCATCAGCCTGACGGTCGGCGAAGTCACCAGCAGCCGCTTCTGCGTGCATTTGATCCCGGAAACGTTGCAGCGCACCACGCTCGGGGTGAAAAAACTGGGTCACCGCGTCAATATCGAAATTGATCCGCAAACCCAGGCGGTTGTCGATACGGTTGAACGTGTACTGGCTGCGAAAGAAGCGGCCGTGGTTGTGAACAGCGATGAGTAA
- the mdtK gene encoding MdtK family multidrug efflux MATE transporter, whose translation MQKYVTEARQLLALALPVIFAQVAQTSMGFVDTVMAGGYSATDMAAVAIGTSIWFPAILFGHGLLLAMTPVIAQLNGSGRRERIAHQVSQGFWLAGVVSVLIMIVLWNAGHIIRAMHNIDPLMADKAVRFLRALMWGAPGYLFFQVLRNQCEGLARTKPGMVMGFLGLLVNIPVNYAFIYGHFGMPELGGVGCGVATASVYWVMFICLRAYVKRAPAMRDIQQDTRFAKPDLEILKRLTQLGLPIALALFFEVTLFAVVALLVSPLGIVDVAGHQIALNFSSLMFVLPMSLAAAVTIRVGFRLGQGSTLDARTSARTGLIVGVCMAALTAVFTVLMREQIALLYNDNPEVVTLASHLMLLAAIYQISDSIQVIGSGVLRGYKDTRSIFFITFVAYWVLGLPTGYILALTDLVVDRMGPAGFWMGFIIGLTSAAIMIMLRMRFLQRQPSAWILQRAAR comes from the coding sequence GTGCAGAAGTATGTTACAGAAGCGCGTCAATTACTGGCCCTCGCGTTGCCAGTGATTTTTGCGCAGGTGGCCCAGACGTCGATGGGCTTCGTTGATACGGTAATGGCAGGTGGCTACAGCGCCACGGATATGGCTGCCGTTGCCATTGGTACCTCTATCTGGTTTCCCGCCATTTTGTTTGGTCATGGCCTGCTGCTGGCGATGACGCCTGTCATTGCGCAATTAAACGGTTCGGGACGTCGCGAACGCATCGCTCATCAGGTAAGCCAGGGGTTCTGGCTGGCAGGTGTGGTCTCCGTGCTGATTATGATTGTGCTGTGGAATGCCGGGCATATTATTCGCGCCATGCATAACATCGATCCGCTGATGGCCGACAAAGCGGTGCGCTTTTTACGCGCGCTGATGTGGGGCGCGCCGGGTTACCTCTTCTTTCAGGTGTTGCGTAACCAGTGCGAAGGCCTCGCCCGCACAAAACCGGGCATGGTGATGGGCTTTCTTGGGTTGCTGGTGAATATTCCGGTGAACTATGCCTTTATCTATGGCCATTTCGGGATGCCGGAACTGGGCGGCGTCGGCTGTGGTGTGGCGACGGCATCCGTTTATTGGGTGATGTTTATCTGTCTGCGCGCCTATGTGAAGCGTGCCCCTGCGATGCGCGATATCCAACAGGACACACGTTTTGCCAAACCGGATCTGGAAATATTGAAGCGCCTGACCCAACTCGGTTTGCCGATTGCGCTGGCGTTGTTCTTTGAAGTCACGCTGTTTGCCGTGGTGGCGTTACTGGTGTCGCCGTTGGGTATTGTGGATGTGGCCGGTCACCAGATTGCCCTGAACTTCAGCTCGCTGATGTTTGTCCTGCCAATGTCGCTGGCAGCAGCGGTCACTATCCGTGTGGGTTTTCGTCTCGGGCAGGGTTCAACACTGGATGCGCGGACATCAGCACGAACCGGCTTAATCGTTGGCGTCTGCATGGCCGCCTTAACCGCGGTGTTCACGGTCTTAATGCGCGAGCAGATCGCCCTGCTCTACAACGATAACCCGGAAGTCGTGACGCTGGCCTCGCACCTGATGTTGCTGGCGGCGATTTATCAAATCTCCGATTCTATCCAGGTGATCGGCAGCGGCGTGCTGCGCGGTTATAAAGATACGCGCTCGATCTTTTTTATCACCTTTGTTGCCTATTGGGTGCTGGGGCTGCCGACCGGCTACATTCTGGCGCTGACCGATTTGGTCGTCGATCGCATGGGGCCTGCGGGTTTCTGGATGGGCTTTATTATTGGCCTGACCTCCGCCGCCATCATGATCATGTTGCGTATGCGTTTCCTGCAACGCCAGCCTTCGGCGTGGATTTTGCAGCGCGCTGCGCGCTAA
- a CDS encoding NAD(P)-dependent alcohol dehydrogenase yields MTMKVLGYAAQSNKTPLAPFHFERRSPRADDVVIDILYCGVCHSDLHQARNDWHGSQYPIVPGHEIIGRVVSVGDAVNKFKTGDLVGIGCMVDSCRECSPCKQGLEQYCEEGNIQTYNGIDRHDHRPTYGGYSQSIVCSQDFVLRIPENLDAQAVAPLLCAGITTWSPLHHWGVKEGSKVAVVGLGGLGHMALKLAHALGADVTLFTRSSGKEDDARRLGAHHVVLSTDAQQMEAVKGKFDLIIDTVPYTHDINGYMSTLTLDGTLVFVGLLGDLEPTVNTVPMIIGRRSVSGSCIGGIAETQEMLDFCGQHNITADSEVIRMDEINEAFERLLKSDVKYRFVIDMKTLTA; encoded by the coding sequence ATGACAATGAAAGTCCTCGGCTATGCCGCACAGTCGAATAAAACCCCTCTGGCACCGTTTCATTTTGAGCGCCGCTCACCGCGCGCTGATGATGTGGTTATCGATATCCTTTACTGTGGCGTATGCCATTCCGATCTGCATCAGGCGCGTAACGATTGGCATGGCAGCCAGTACCCCATTGTGCCGGGGCACGAAATTATTGGTCGCGTCGTTTCCGTTGGCGACGCGGTGAATAAATTCAAAACCGGTGATTTAGTCGGTATCGGCTGTATGGTCGATTCCTGTCGCGAATGCTCACCTTGCAAACAGGGGCTGGAGCAATATTGCGAAGAGGGCAACATCCAAACCTATAACGGTATCGACCGCCACGATCATCGCCCAACGTATGGCGGTTATTCGCAATCGATTGTTTGCTCGCAAGATTTCGTGTTGCGCATCCCTGAAAACCTTGATGCGCAAGCGGTCGCACCGCTGCTTTGCGCCGGAATCACCACCTGGTCACCTTTACACCATTGGGGCGTGAAGGAAGGCAGTAAAGTGGCGGTAGTGGGTCTTGGCGGCCTCGGCCATATGGCGCTGAAACTGGCGCACGCGTTGGGAGCTGACGTCACGTTGTTTACCCGTTCATCGGGTAAAGAGGACGATGCCCGTCGCTTGGGCGCGCATCATGTGGTGCTCTCCACGGATGCGCAACAGATGGAGGCGGTGAAAGGGAAATTTGATCTGATCATTGATACTGTCCCCTATACCCACGATATCAACGGCTATATGTCGACGTTAACCCTCGACGGTACACTGGTATTTGTTGGGCTGCTGGGGGATCTCGAACCGACAGTAAACACCGTACCAATGATTATCGGTCGTCGTTCGGTGTCCGGTTCGTGCATTGGCGGCATTGCTGAAACCCAGGAGATGCTTGATTTCTGCGGCCAACATAACATCACCGCCGATTCTGAAGTGATTCGCATGGATGAGATTAACGAGGCGTTTGAGCGGCTGCTGAAAAGCGATGTGAAATACCGCTTTGTTATCGATATGAAGACGCTGACGGCATAA